CGCCACGTTACAGCTTCCCACGACGAGCATCAAGAGCATGGAGAGCGGCAGCCAGTGCGACGCCGAAAAGCCGACATTCGCGAGCCCGTACACGGCGACCCCGCTCACCATCACGACGCCCTTGGGAAGGTCGTCGCCGATGGACGCCACCAGCAACGCGCTGACCACGGCGCCGATCCCCATCGCAGTGAGCAGAAGCCCCTGACCGGTTGGCCCCGCGCGCAGCACGTCCTTGGCAAACACGGGGAGAAGGCTGTTGACCGAGAATCCAAAGAGGGAGATGACGACCGCGACCGTGAGGCCGCTGCGGATGGTCGTGTGACCGGCGGCGTAGCGCCACCCGTCGACAGTGCTCTGAAAGAAAGATTCCGGCGGTCGCTCCGTCCATCGCGCCCGGCTCGCCGGCGAACGATTGGGTAACCGGAGCTGGACCGTCCACACGGTGGACAGGAGAAACACGCCTGCCTGGCCGAGATAGGACCCGCCGGGGCCCACGAGGGCGATGATGGCGCCTGCGACGGCGGGGCCGAGGCTTCGGCTGATGTTGAACGCGAGGGAGTTGAGCCCGATGGCGTGAGTGAGATGCGCGCGATCCACGGACTCCGGCACCATTGCCTGACGGGCCGGGTTCTGGAACACCTGCACCGTGGCCGCGATCAGCCCCGTCGTATAGACGTGCCAGGGCTCGACGCCGCCCCGGAGGATCAGCAAACCGAGCACGGCGTTCGCCACGGCGTTTGCGCTCTGCGCAGCGATGAGCTGCGTCTTGCGGCCGTAGCGATCGGCGAGCGTGCCCGCGATGGGGGAGAGGAAGATGAGGGGGAAGATCCGGAGGACGCCCACCAGACCGAGCTGAAAGGGAGACCCCGTGAGATCGTACAGGAGCCAGCCGCGGGCGACCTGATCCATCCACTGACCCATGGCCGTGGTGAATTGTCCCAGCCACAGGAGGCGGAACTCGCGGCTCTGGAGCGCCTGAAAGGCGCGGATCTGCGCGAGAGATCCGAGCGGGCCGCGCCTCGCGACCGGAGTCGCCTCGTTCAATTCGTTTTCAACACGCATCTCGGACACAGGACGCCCCCTCCCCCTATCCGGAGGAGGGGGCGCCGGGCGTTGTATGCCAGATCAGGCCTCGCGCTCCATCTCCTCCACCAGAGTGGGCAGCCACGCGGCAACCAGGGCTGGTGTACCCTTGCGCGTCTGCTCCAGCGCCCGCTGGAGCGCTGGGCCGACCTCCTCGGGCTCACGCACCGTCTCTCCGTAGCAGTTCGCCGCCTCGGCCATCTTGGCGAAATCAGGCGGCGGATCGAACACCCCGCCCTCGAAGTTCTTCGTGCGAACGATCGTCCCATCCGGGAAGGTCGTCTTCACCCCTCGGGTGCCGGTGGAGTACGACCGATTCACGAAGACGAGGGAGAGGAACGGGGCCTTGTAGTGCTCCGCGGACCACATCGCCTCGATCGGGCTGCCGTACATGAAGAAGCCATCGCCCGATGCGAGCACGACATCGCGGTCAGGTCGCCCGAGCTTGGCGCCGAACGCCGCGCCGGCGCCCCAGCCGCCTGACGAGCCGCCGCTCTTGAAATAGGTGCCTGGCTGGCTCCGCTTATTAAACGCTTGAACGTGGACGCCGTTGCTGAGGGAGTCGTCGAGGAGAACGGCGTCGGGCTCGAGGATCTTTCCGAGTTGGTAGGCGACCCAGCGCGGGTGGAGCGGCTTGCGCTGGCCGGCGCGGAGCGCGCTCTCCTCGCACTCCGCCTCGATGGCCGCCTTGCGCTGCTCGAGCCGCGCGCGGCGGTCTGCGATACGGCCCATGTCGCTCTTCGTCAACATACTCGTGGCCGCGTCGTAGATCGCCTGAGCCGCAGCCCCGGCGTCGACGGGAAGCCACATGTCCGCGCGGTACTCGATGGTCTTGTGCTGCGAGTAGACGGGATCGATGCTGACCCGCGCGATCTTCGCCGTCGGCGGCGGCAGGTCTGGCGGCGCGTACGCGGTCAGGGACTCGATAATGAGGAGGACGTCCGCCTCGGTGGGCAGCGGTCCCGTGCCAAACAACGGATGAGTGCGCGGGAAGTTCAGCCGATCGGCGGCGCGCTCCATCACCGGGAGGGCCAGTAACTCGGCAAGCCGCACCAGCGCTTCGACAGAGCGCGGATTACGTCCGGAACGTCCGACGTAGATGCCCGGATTGTCGGCGTGGATCAGCCATTGGGCGACCGTTCGCGCGTCTGCCGGGTCCGGCCACGTGGCGCGCGCGACCCCGAGATCGTCGCGTGTGGGGAAGCGCGCCATCCCCGGCAGGGGGATGAGGGCCACCTCGCGCGGGACGGCCATGTAGACCGGACCCTTGGGTTCGCTCATAGCGACCTGGAGCAGGCGGCTCACGATCAAGCCGGGGTTGTCCTGGTATT
The sequence above is a segment of the Chloroflexota bacterium genome. Coding sequences within it:
- a CDS encoding MFS transporter, whose protein sequence is MRVENELNEATPVARRGPLGSLAQIRAFQALQSREFRLLWLGQFTTAMGQWMDQVARGWLLYDLTGSPFQLGLVGVLRIFPLIFLSPIAGTLADRYGRKTQLIAAQSANAVANAVLGLLILRGGVEPWHVYTTGLIAATVQVFQNPARQAMVPESVDRAHLTHAIGLNSLAFNISRSLGPAVAGAIIALVGPGGSYLGQAGVFLLSTVWTVQLRLPNRSPASRARWTERPPESFFQSTVDGWRYAAGHTTIRSGLTVAVVISLFGFSVNSLLPVFAKDVLRAGPTGQGLLLTAMGIGAVVSALLVASIGDDLPKGVVMVSGVAVYGLANVGFSASHWLPLSMLLMLVVGSCNVAANTLNQTVLQAVSAPEMRGRVMGLYQQQQILIALGGLAAGAFATQWGAQSTVAWFGVACVLGATAVFVALPHVRTIR
- a CDS encoding thiamine pyrophosphate-requiring protein — encoded protein: MARAETIKGTDERWGEYGADNYADALIGSMKLGGIDHLFFNSGTEIGFYQESIAKAEERGWPTPRLLTVPHEAAALNAALGVSMVTGQPSATAVHVDVGLQNFGGAIHTAIRGSYPVLIMSGAAPRAYPESMPGGRNSDIHWVQEPRDQGEIVRQYTKVDHRLEYQDNPGLIVSRLLQVAMSEPKGPVYMAVPREVALIPLPGMARFPTRDDLGVARATWPDPADARTVAQWLIHADNPGIYVGRSGRNPRSVEALVRLAELLALPVMERAADRLNFPRTHPLFGTGPLPTEADVLLIIESLTAYAPPDLPPPTAKIARVSIDPVYSQHKTIEYRADMWLPVDAGAAAQAIYDAATSMLTKSDMGRIADRRARLEQRKAAIEAECEESALRAGQRKPLHPRWVAYQLGKILEPDAVLLDDSLSNGVHVQAFNKRSQPGTYFKSGGSSGGWGAGAAFGAKLGRPDRDVVLASGDGFFMYGSPIEAMWSAEHYKAPFLSLVFVNRSYSTGTRGVKTTFPDGTIVRTKNFEGGVFDPPPDFAKMAEAANCYGETVREPEEVGPALQRALEQTRKGTPALVAAWLPTLVEEMEREA